The Coffea arabica cultivar ET-39 chromosome 2c, Coffea Arabica ET-39 HiFi, whole genome shotgun sequence genome includes the window TATCTAATGTAGATGCCGCTTTGATGTCGATCTCACAGACGACACAGATACACTGACTGCGTCGATCTTTGGCGAGTTGGCTGAAAGTTTGCTCACATTCACTGCAATTGAAGCTATGGAGCATCAGAGGAAGGTCATACATATATGAAAAACTATCACGTACCTTTCGTTAGCTTGCATCGAGATGATAACAACCATACAATTTATCAGTtgaatggttcatgcactgctATAAGAAATCAAGATACTTTATTAttattctgttttcttttcctataGAATATAGAGTTGCCGCTGGAAAAGGTTCATGATAGTCTTCAGTCAAAGATGTTCATTGTCCAGTTAAAGCCAGTAAATAATAGAGATGGGTCATCTCACCAACGCTATACAATTGTCTACTGTTTCGAAAGTGATCGCAACGCATTGCCCCTCCAACAATCCGGAGAAGTGGGAGCCCTGCCTAATTCAACAGTGCAAGCTTTGACGCCAGGTCTATTCATTATTGTTACGGCTTGTCTCATACGAGATCTTTATTAAATACATTTACTGATGGTTTAGAGTTATTTGTCATTCAGATGAGCCTGGTTCTACATCAAAGGTCAGAGTTCGCCTTGATACAAAATTCTCTCAGGTTGAAGAACCACAAGTTGAAGAAACTCATGATAAGCCACGCGACGCAAAAAAAGCAAAACTTGTCTGATCATGCTATTTTACTCTTTCTTCTAAAACAATGCACCTAGCTGGTCATGTGCCTTTATGCATGCTTTTGTTCTGAGTAAACTATGTCTACTCTTTTGTTTTGGGACAGTGCATTCAGATGGCGAAATAGTAGCGTCTGTACTTTTGTTTATTGCAGAACATCGTCTTGCCAGAAATCTCTGAacctttattttcttatttatagTCCCTTGGCTTTGTTTCCCTTAACTATTCTTTCTATTAAACCATATGCACTGTCTTCTGTATATAATGCCAAGTCCTCTCCGGCTCAGCAGAAGACTTCCATATAAAAAGAGGAAGGTGAGCCTTGAAACAGAGTCAGGCAGTGAATGCGATATTTACTAATAAGTCTGCAATCGTTCTTAATTGCTGCAAAGGAGGCCACATTTTAATCTTTGGGGATTTCTTACACATTTACACGCCttccaattattattttttcttgtcTCCCGTTGCAAATATGTAACAACTCAGCATGATACCATGATGGCTAACAGTTATTTCTCTACCTATATAATTTCAGCCCATTTATTATAGGCAGAGCAACTCTATTGCTTAATGTATATCTGTGTTTCGAAGAAGCCTGTATTTCACCTCTTTCATCTTTAATGTTCCCAGCGGCTCTCTTACCTTTGCATTTAATTGGGTTACCTAATATTTCACCGTCTTTTTATACGTGCTCTGGAACAACTCTTCATTCATACTCTTGCCGAAAaacatttcttttttcctttgctcCAACCTATCATCTTTTTCCATCACTACAAATGAATCGACCAAAAAATCCTTTCAAAAAATGGGAATCAGTTCAGCTGAAGACGAAAATACGATTTTACCTCTTAACATTTGATCACAGAAAGATTCATGTAGCCACTGCTGCACAGAAAGGCTTGGGAAACATGGTATGCTATCCAAAAAATGCCTTCCTTGAAGCTTATCCTATGATTCTTCGTGCGCTAGGTGAACCATATTTGTATTCGGTTGAATCGATTCAACAGTGGTTACAAACTATCACCCACATCTCTTCATCAGCATTTGTAAAAACAGGTACGATTTCCCTTTGAAATGGTATTTTTGTTAGACCCTTTATCCGCTCCTACGTAATCTAATATACTTaatctttatattttgcttctagAACCAGCTAAGAGCTGTAGAATTTCCAATGGACAGCAATGGTGTTATGTACTATTTTGCACAAACATTGAAAAACAGGTAGCTTGTTTAATTATTCACTGCTTTTCTTTTATGTTTCAGTTTATCCAATATGTTTTTTTGCTTTCTCCAGGAAATACCCGATGATATGTTTGAATCCAACCGTTTTCAACATGGACAGACTATAGTTGTTCAGCATGGCTTGGCTCGGTGGAACTTAGAAATCAGAAACCGTTGTTTTGAAGGAGAATGGATGACTTTTTGCTCAGATAACTATATTGCCGAGAATGATATGATATTTTTAAGAAATAGAGGGAGTTTTACATATGACATATTTACTTTTGGGTTTGATCAGAGGCTTGTTTACACCCGCTGGACATTACACCTTCCAATGATCCCTTCTAAATTATCCACTTCAGAAGGAAACTTATTCAGTCCCCTAATACGTCTTTTCCTTTCAGAAAAATATACATTCTCACATGCTCTTTTTTCTATTACAGGTTTTGCTAATAATCAATCAGATTTGAAATTAATCACATCATCAATCAATCGCTTTTTTGCACACAATTTAATGGCGTTAGATACCTTCTATCAAATTTTTTCCTCCGAGTTCAAGTACTCCATGGTATATATATGCATATTTACTCAAATGTTTCTCAGTATACACTTTCTATTTGTTCCATACTTGTTACAATTATAagttattaatttttatagctTATTTGTTTTGACAGAAGATTCCCCGCTATGTAACTTCCAGATTACATGAATCCAGAACACCATCTATAGTCTTGACAAGTGGAATCAAGATTTACAACATTGGAGTGACACAAAATAGATTTCATCAAAACTGGAACACTTTCGTTATTGATCATGACCTTCGAGAGGGAGAAATCCTTTTCTTCATGCCGCAGTCACGCACTTCACTAGCTGTTTTGATCTTCGGAACAAATGGACTCGAAATCATGTATCCGTGGCATCATCGGTTCCACATTTAGTTTATTTATTGCTTTAACTGTAAAAGCTTCCTTTGCAATTTTTCCGCTGGAACGTGTGGCTCCAGAACGgtatattttaaattttcgCTTCCTGTTATAACGTTTAGCTTTTACTTTGGTTGTTGGTTCTTTTATTGTCTCTTATTACGTTCTTTATTACAACCAATACCCTCAACTTTTTACTTTCCAAGGGATATATCTACTTCATATTTTTTTCTGGGCATCCACCATAAGTTGTTGCCGCGCAGAGCGCGGCCCATGCCTCCTAGTAAAGGATCATTCATCTCTGATTTTTGGACTCACTGGAGCAAGTGTTGCAGTCCTGGTGATATCTGTTTTCTTGGGGTTGTATTTATGGTGGGCTAAGAAACGGAGGAGAGGAGGTCAGAGTTTTGATTTGGGTTCAGAAGAAATGGAGTCTAGACCAAGAAGGAGGCCTAGTACCGTTTCTATATGGTTTAAGATTGATGAGCTTCTGAAGGCGACGGATAACTTTTCGTCCAAGAATTTTATAGGTAGAGGGGGATATGGGATTGTTTATAAGGGGACACTAGCTGATGGGACTGTTGTTGCTGTCAAAAAGGTTATAGAGTCTGATTTTCAAGGAAATGATGAGTTCTGCAATGAAGTTGAGATCATTAGTAACTTGAAGCACCGAAACCTTGTGCCTCTTAGAGGTTGTTGTGTGACAGATGAAGATCTAACTGATGGGCATGAAGTGAGTGGTAGATATCTGATTTATGACTATATGCCTAATGGGAATCTTGATGACCATTTGTTTCCAACAAATGGGGGTGAAAATGTGAAGCAACCGTTAACATGGCCTCAAAGAAAAACCATAATTTTGGATGTGGCAAAAGGCCTGGCTTATTTGCACTATGGAGTGAGGCCAGCAATATATCATAGAGACATTAAGGCCACGAATATACTGTTAGATGCAGATATGAGGGCAAGAGTTGCAGATTTTGGGCTGGCAAAACAAAGCAGAGAAGGGCAGTCACACCTCACAACTAGAGTGGCTGGGACACATGGATATTTGGCACCCGAGTACGCACTTTACGGGCAGTTGACTGAGAAGAGTGATGTCTATAGCTTTGGGGTGGTTATTTTGGAGATAATGTGCGGGAGAAAAGCTCTTGATTTTTCTTCAGGTTCACATCATGCAATTTTAATCACCGATTGGGCTTGGTCACTGGTGAAATCAGGCAAGATGGAACAAGTTTTGGATTCTGCTTTAACGAAGAATGAGGATTCTGCAATTGTAAATCCAAAGGCCATCATGGAGAGATATTTACTAGTTGGAATCTTATGTGCTCATGTGATGGTAGCTCTGAGGCCAACCATTATGGATGCACTGAAAATGCTGGAAGGAGATATTGAGGTTCCAGCAATTCCGGACAGGCCTGCACCTCTTCTTATGCATCCTTCTTTACATGGAGGCGACATTAATAATTTCACCGTATCACCAGCATTAAGTGCGCTGAAGTTAAATTCAGGAGACATGCTTAGATGAACAAAACTTTTGTACTGTACAtattcttcttccacttccaaAGACGAACAAATTGAAGTTAAGAGGCTGGAGCTTTGAGCTGAATAGATTGCAGACAAAAGGAATGTTTATACAGCTTAAATGCCATTGGTTTCAGAGAAACAAGTATTTTGGATGATTGGTATTTACTAATGCTCTCGAAAATATGCAGACTATTCATGTATGCAGCAAGTTCGATGAGCCTCATTCTTTAAATTAAATCTTTGATCACAAGTTCTGTTATTTAGCTTCAGACGGAAGATAGCAGACAAGTCAGTCCACAGAGAAGATTTCCACGAGATTGTTCTTTGTAAATTGGAGACATTAGGTGACATACGAACTACTCTACTTTGGCAATCATCTTTCAGGCCATGCCCTGTAATTTTCATGGAATCTTTAGTCTCTTACTTTATATGATCTTTTACTGAATCAGCTCTGGATTAGGTTCAATGGTTTCCAAGAACAAAGTAAAGGCAACTATGGGTGTTGTGTAAGACAAAATTTGACTAAGGGAGGACACATTTTGTTCCTCTCCAAACATATTTACAAAGTTCATCATTCTGATTGAAAACAaataataaccaaaaaaaaaggaaaaggaaattgtATTAGATCCGGTTGCTGGGGAAGAGGGGaggaggaggggggggggggggaagaagGAGAGGAGGGAGGAGAGGAAGTGGTGGTTgagggagggaggaggaggagagatgGAGGGGTTGTTTTCAGAgttaatttttggtgtttttgttAGGTGTATTTGAAATGTACTTGGAGTGTTTTTGAAGATGTTATAGAGTGGATTACTGTAAGTTACAAATACAAGCCCTAGGTATATTATAAGGTGGAAAACTTCATGGGGAAGTTTGCTTGGTGCTTAGAGGAAAATAGAGCCACATGATATGAAAACTGAAGTCAGTGATtggcattaccaaattttcacaatgGATATCTTTCTTCTTTGTTGTGTCTCCAGACAACAAATTTGCAAAAAGGCGTTTAACTGTAACAGCAAAAAGATATGCCGGACAAAGTCTAACTTGTAGGTTgcaaaggctaaaaaaattcaGCATGACCATAGCTCTCATGTATTTTATCTTTCTTTCCACTGTCAAAAGAATTGTTAGTTTTACAACATTGAAGAAGACAAAATGCCTGCATCCAAAAGAAAGGAACTCCTGCTACTGATTAAAGACTTGCTTCAATTTTCTGGGGACTTCAGAAAGCTTATTTGTTCCAAAATCTTCTTGTTTGGGATCCAATCATCTCCATAACAAGTAAATCACCTTCCCTCTCATTCGGTTCACGATTTCCAACTGCTTTGGCATACATACTCACTAAGGTCCAGTtaaatctccgtccaccaaagaTCTTAAAAACAAATTTCAAAAGTCAGTTGAGGAGTGCTGATATGTTATTAGTTTTATTGCATATGGTGGATTCTACAGTCAATGCCCGGTGTCGATGAGTATTCTTTTTCCTGCAATGGCAATCAGTCAATCACACTTCATGGAAATTCCATAACAAACAGAAATGCACTCAGCTCAAAATATGGAGTACTAAGGTAAACCATGAGCTTGATACGCTTTCTTTTACAACATCCTAAATGCATTTCGCAAAGCACCAAGTACAAACATGTTAAGAAAATCATTGTCTGGTGTTTCAACTATTCAATAATTAATACTGACAAGTGTGTGGTAGCATATACTACGTAGGGCAAATATCATGTACCATAGATACAACAAGGAGACTCGAACAAATGCAGATTAGTTTTAACAGTGAATATTGGATTGGAGACATTATAAGATACTAACAAGTGTGTGCTAGCAAATGCCCTTTTAGTATGTAGCACATATATCATGTACCATTAAAACAACAATGAGACTCGAACAAATGCAAATTAGTTTTGACAGTGAACATTGGTATTGAAGACATTAAACGATACAAGAACTAAAACTGGAAAGAAGGGCAATTAGTAATTAGTTAGCAGCAATACTTTAACATACTATGttttaatttgataattgtTAGAAATAATGGAGACTAAAGTTTCATCTTTGACCATCTCTTCAGGTAACAAAACCCTGAAAACAGCATAGTGGTGATTCAAACTCCTCTCTCCTTGTAACCTGTGAACACTTCCCAGCGCACCAgcatttggatttggaagagcGTAAAATATTCGCTTAACTCGCTGATGTACAAGGGCCATGGCACACCTTAGAGAAAGAGCACAAGTAAGACCTCACAAATTGAAGATCAAGAAGACTGAGATAGAGAGTAATTAAAGATTTACTGCAGTCCAGTCTTCTAAAGCTAAAATCCATAGTGTATAGAACATAAATTCAACTTCCCCTTGTTCATGTTGCTGCTATTACAACAAGCATACTCTTCCTCCCTCCCTTTGAGcaacaaaatttgccccagcttGAGGCGGTAAGTCAGATGAGGAGTATGAACAAGTCATAAGAACTATTAATCCAGTTTTGGATTTGCTTATTAAGCAAATGGAGGCATCAAAGAATGCATAGAAGCATTATCATAGAACTCGAGAAAAGTTTGAAAGCATTTAATCCTTTCCCAATGATTTAAAAACATTTGACCAGTGCAAAATAGGAAAGGCAACAAAGATCCATGAGTAACTTAACTTACATAGTGCATGGCTCCCAGACAAGATAGATGTCATAACCAGTGCATAAGTAAGGCTTTGCAGAATCAGATTGCAAAGCATTAGTTTTCCAGTCAAGATTCTCATCATTTCCATCCTGAAAGAACACAACACTTCTTGTAAGATCGTACAATAGTAAGCCTCAAGAAGTTGCTTCCTCCCAAGGAAATTTTACGAAAATACGCTCTGAGATACGAGTATAGAGTAAAAGTGAATTCccataaaatcaaaatttcataGTTAATAAGGTTACATCAACTGTAAATACTTTACCATGTTATACAACACAGTAATCAACATATGTACTCCTGCATTACAAGTTTTACACCCATGTAACTCTGAACTTCTGAACTGTAGTAAGATCAAATTTGCACATATGATAAGAACTGTAGTCGCATAAAATGCTAATTGCATAGGACATGCTTCTCAACTATATCAAAGTTGAATTTAGATCCCACTAATCTCCCTGTTAAAATCTCATATTTCAGGTTACAACAGTCAACAAAAACATGGGATAtaagaacccaaaaaaaaaaaaattctaagaatCACAAGGAAGCAAGATAGTCTACCtgagtaaaattaattttttgtctCTTTGAAGGCAAGCCTGTTGAACTGGGAACCAGATAACCCTCTTCAATCATCTCAGCTCCACTATGTCCACTATCAGGATAAAGAAGCCTATCTCTAGCAGCAGAATGTTCAATTGCCACCATAGCAGCATGGCGCAAAGGATGCCAGGAAATAGAACTTTCAGGTAACTGCTGCTCAGTCCATCCCCATGGATGCAAACAAGATACACAGATATGCAACCCTTTTAGGTTGGATACATGGCTTGCAAATAATGTCTGATGATTTTCACTTTCAGATGTACAGGTGGGAGTAAAGGGTTCATGTTTGAAGCAATTTGTTTCCATGTTGGTCTTAAATTTGCAACCAGTCCTAGAAAGATCTTGGTCGCATGCACTTGAAATGACCTGTTTAGTTGAAGGATCAACAATAACAGCAGCATTGACCACCTATAGAGAAGAGTCAGCTTAAAAATGATACCAAACAGAAATAATCGCAGGTATGCATCAGAGTGAGTGTCACCATGCATAAGCCCCTGGGTCCAGACCCACAAATGAATAGGAAGCGAGGTGAGGGTCTATCATTAAAGGGGGAAAATAGGGGTGGGGCTATGTTCTGCAGGGGCCACCATGTACAGCTATGGAAAGGAGAGAAGCCTGATATCATATAATGTAGTCCTTAAGGGCCTGGCACTGTAAGTAATGCAGGCCCTGTAAATAATATCAAAGTACTTGTACAAAGACACCTAGAGATCAGTCAAAGTTCAATAAAGTGGCTGGGAATAAGAAAACAAATTTGATAATCTTATCAAATGAAAATTGCACTGTATGAAGAATAAGACAACAAAACAGAAGTTAGATATGACTACAAATAAGAAGACAATGAGCATAATATAATGGAAAACAAACACCCAAGGACAATTGATTACTGGCAGTAATCTAGAGCTCAATTACCAACAGAGTAGAAAACTAGAGAATTTTGAATGGTCCTACTGTCCCTTATAAAAAGCACAGATCATTTAAGAGTTAAGAATTCATTTTATTCAACTTCATATGATTCCATTTATTCTTTCTAAGAAAGGTAAGCTGGAAATCCAGAGAGATAAAACCCCGGGGATAAGCACGTAACAACAATAATTATATATCATTACATTTTCGTTGCAGTATATCAACAATTTTATAAGGAAAAGGCTATGTCCCATAAAGAAATTACCAGATTAGAGCATGACCTTGCCAAGTCAACTGCATATTTCATGAAGCCAAAAACTGACTTTGTATCTTCTTTGCTGAATCCAGTTGTGCCAGATATGTTACTGTGATTGAAAAAGATGGAGAAATTAatagagaaaaaagaataatcaAAAGCTATATACAATTGTTGAAATATTTCAGAGCTAACTCACTAGGTAGGTGGATGATAAGATGTTGGCCAGAACTTGCATTGCTCATCCCACTCTTCCTTCGTTGATGCAGCATATCTGCAAACCTGAAATAAAAGAGCTCCAACGCTGTTATACCGGCATTAGGATAGATAACGGTGTAGCTGTTAGCCACATCAAGGCAAATATGTGACAAAATATGCAAACAAACTGAAGTATGTCATGATACTGTAGCCATTAGTTATATAAGGAAGAGCTGGATGAGGAATTTGAAATTTCTACAGGCGCCGATAAGCTGCAAGCCTCCCTAATTCAGATGAGAACTGAAACAAGTGACCACGTAATTGACTAATCAAGCATCTGCTACTCTGCTCACAACTTTTGGGTGAGGAATCAGGACAATTAGCTAATTTATGAAGCCATTGAAACATTTTCTTTCCCTCCTCTCCCAAAGAAGAACCAAAGGATTGAAGATTAAAATCCTAATTTAAAATGTTCAATTTAAGaatcaaatgaaaagtttacatgAAAATACATTATCAAGAGTTACTAAGACAGAAGAACTAAAAGAATTTAGTTGCAAGATCCTGCCAAATTACACAAACACACAGGCATTCCTTGATGGCCGTTGGGCTTCTTATATTAGGCTCAAAGGTTAGGCAGTATCTTAAAAGTCCTTCCCATTTCAAACCAATATAAATCATTTCATACACTATttctaaaggaaaaaaaaagagatttgaaAGTTGAAAAGCTGTTTCGTAATGAAAATTAACTCAAAACAGGAATGCTTGGAGGAAAAAGGATGACCCACTTTGGCAACAAAAGTACTCAACTGGTATTGCTTAACGAGCTCGAGCACATCATTTGGAGCTCCATCCAACTCGCTATCACTTTCAGAAGCCGAGCACAAGATCACAGACAGCTCGTTCTTGCCTGTAAAAAATTACAACTATGTGGACAACTTTAAGTCTGAGACACATTTTGGAATAAAGATATAGAAATCCTATTTGGGATTCGACAGATGAAAGGAAGTAAGGCATAAATACAATTAAAGGCATTTACTTCTGCAAATTTTACCATTTAATCATATTTTCTATAGTTTTGGTCAAACAACTTGATTTACTAAGACGGCTAACTGTTTTTCAGTTATGTCAATTCCTCACATTTATGCACAGTTCTACATTAACAAAAACTTTTATTCATAAGTTAAAGGGGTTCACGCGGCTTAAAGCATACAAAAGCATGTGTCTCAAAGAAGTATGCTACATTTTTTCTAGTGCCCCAAAAGAACTGGGATTATGTCAACATCTCCCACTATGTTTGTGTGACCATATTGAATAATTTACCGTATCTGAGAAAGTTCATCAATAATTTACCGTATACAAGTATGATAATTGAACTAGTTATCCTGTATAAAGGGCGTCGCGCAATAAACTGTACAGACATTCACAGTATACAATTTCAGAACATTTACCTCCATCCTGAGATTTCTTGCGCACACGCTTCACATGGCGAAGTTTCTCCAGCGGTGCAATTTGGTTCAACTTCCTATTTCAGACAAAAAAGTCACAAATAGAGCTATAAATACCTCAGATAGTACTAGTACTAAAAATCAACcaggggaaaaaaatgaagctcCAGAAAACACAAACAAACAATTCAAGGAAAGAATCGGCTGCAGATTTAAAAGACAAACCTCACTAGAGTATTGGCATGTTTCGGTTCAATAACAGCAGCGTGGACATACACTGTTAAAAAATGTAAAGGACCATTAAAACtttaagaagaaaaagaggTCAACACTTTACAAAAACAGAAGGAACTATTTAAACCGAAGTTATCTTTGCATCTATTACATTGTGGTAAAATTTTACCAGTGGGTTGAAGGTGAGGAGGAACTGGAGGCTTGTCTGGTATATATATGATTCTGCACTGCTGCTCCTCCTCTGCTGCGGAAGCTACTACTACTTTATTAATTCCTTCGCTGCTATTATTCATCTCGGCGCTGGTGTGTTCGCACCAGAGATAGAGAGAAGGGGaggggagaaagaaagagacgTAGCACGGTGGATAATGCTGGAGGAGTGAGGCCTCCGGCGGCGGCGGGGGAGCTGGTTTGAGGCCTGAATGCCAGCTTACGAGAACGAGGGATCGATTTGGTGAGCTGGTAGTCGTGCCTCTTATAACCCAATACCAAATTGCCATGTCAAATTATGACGTGGTAGTAAAACTCATGCCTCTTAATGTACCAATCTGCCCCTACATTTTATTGAAAAGACAGAAATACCTACAGAGGCTCATAGGTGTCTCGTTGTAATTGGATCCAATCCTCGAATATGCGAATCAGGTGAACCGCCCTGTAATTGGAGTAAGCCCAGTAAATGCTCTTGCACAGCTGACTGCACTGAGGTGAAGTCAGTGAAGTCCGAAAGTCGCTGCCAGTGCCTGTAAACAATCGAGACTTCAGGACTCTCATAACCCTCTCGAAGCCATcaaaaaacccagaaaaatttTATCTTTAATTGGGTTTTCATCAATGGCCATAACCAGTTAATCTTGAAAAGGGATAGTTTTGATCAAAGATTTAGCAAATGAAGCCCCATTTTAGATctggattttggttatttttcgTTGTTCTTCTCTTTGTTGGCCTTTCTGGGAATTTGATTTCTGCTCAAACTCGCAGTCCAAAAAAtgtacaggtggctctcagggcTAAGTGGTCTGGTACTCCACTTCTTCTAGAAGCTGGGTATGCTGTTTCCACGAATTAAACGCTTGGATGGTTATTTTTTGTTGGAAAGGATACTCTTATCATTTATGGATTTTTCCCTCCAATTTATGTTAACCGTAATTAATCTGTTTTTACTAATGTATTCTTTATTGGATAGTTCTTCTCTGatgttatgatcaaaattccTGAAGTTAATTAGTGAAGGAGTAAAGCTGGTTTTTCTATCCAACTTTGT containing:
- the LOC140035187 gene encoding uncharacterized protein isoform X3; this encodes MNRPKNPFKKWESVQLKTKIRFYLLTFDHRKIHVATAAQKGLGNMVCYPKNAFLEAYPMILRALGEPYLYSVESIQQWLQTITHISSSAFVKTAKSCRISNGQQWCYVLFCTNIEKQEIPDDMFESNRFQHGQTIVVQHGLARWNLEIRNRCFEGEWMTFCSDNYIAENDMIFLRNRGSFTYDIFTFGFDQRLVYTRWTLHLPMIPSKLSTSEGNLFSPLIRLFLSEKYTFSHALFSITGFANNQSDLKLITSSINRFFAHNLMALDTFYQIFSSEFKYSMKIPRYVTSRLHESRTPSIVLTSGIKIYNIGVTQNRFHQNWNTFVIDHDLREGEILFFMPQSRTSLAVLIFGTNGLEIMYPWHHRFHI
- the LOC140035189 gene encoding tRNA-specific adenosine deaminase TAD3-like isoform X1 — protein: MAIWYWVIRGTTTSSPNRSLVLVSWHSGLKPAPPPPPEASLLQHYPPCYVSFFLPSPSLYLWCEHTSAEMNNSSEGINKVVVASAAEEEQQCRIIYIPDKPPVPPHLQPTVYVHAAVIEPKHANTLVRKLNQIAPLEKLRHVKRVRKKSQDGGKNELSVILCSASESDSELDGAPNDVLELVKQYQLSTFVAKVCRYAASTKEEWDEQCKFWPTSYHPPTYNISGTTGFSKEDTKSVFGFMKYAVDLARSCSNLVVNAAVIVDPSTKQVISSACDQDLSRTGCKFKTNMETNCFKHEPFTPTCTSESENHQTLFASHVSNLKGLHICVSCLHPWGWTEQQLPESSISWHPLRHAAMVAIEHSAARDRLLYPDSGHSGAEMIEEGYLVPSSTGLPSKRQKINFTQDGNDENLDWKTNALQSDSAKPYLCTGYDIYLVWEPCTMCAMALVHQRVKRIFYALPNPNAGALGSVHRLQGERSLNHHYAVFRVLLPEEMVKDETLVSIISNNYQIKT
- the LOC140035187 gene encoding uncharacterized protein isoform X1; translation: MNRPKNPFKKWESVQLKTKIRFYLLTFDHRKIHVATAAQKGLGNMVCYPKNAFLEAYPMILRALGEPYLYSVESIQQWLQTITHISSSAFVKTEPAKSCRISNGQQWCYVLFCTNIEKQEIPDDMFESNRFQHGQTIVVQHGLARWNLEIRNRCFEGEWMTFCSDNYIAENDMIFLRNRGSFTYDIFTFGFDQRLVYTRWTLHLPMIPSKLSTSEGNLFSPLIRLFLSEKYTFSHALFSITGFANNQSDLKLITSSINRFFAHNLMALDTFYQIFSSEFKYSMKIPRYVTSRLHESRTPSIVLTSGIKIYNIGVTQNRFHQNWNTFVIDHDLREGEILFFMPQSRTSLAVLIFGTNGLEIMYPWHHRFHI
- the LOC140035187 gene encoding uncharacterized protein isoform X2, with product MNRPKNPFKKWESVQLKTKIRFYLLTFDHRKIHVATAAQKGLGNMVCYPKNAFLEAYPMILRALGEPYLYSVESIQQWLQTITHISSSAFVKTEPAKSCRISNGQQWCYVLFCTNIEKQEIPDDMFESNRFQHGQTIVVQHGLARWNLEIRNRCFEGEWMTFCSDNYIAENDMIFLRNRGSFTYDIFTFGFDQRLVYTRWTLHLPMIPSKLSTSEGNLFSPLIRLFLSEKYTFSHALFSITGFANNQSDLKLITSSINRFFAHNLMALDTFYQIFSSEFKYSMIPRYVTSRLHESRTPSIVLTSGIKIYNIGVTQNRFHQNWNTFVIDHDLREGEILFFMPQSRTSLAVLIFGTNGLEIMYPWHHRFHI
- the LOC113726747 gene encoding probable receptor-like protein kinase At1g11050 translates to MESRPRRRPSTVSIWFKIDELLKATDNFSSKNFIGRGGYGIVYKGTLADGTVVAVKKVIESDFQGNDEFCNEVEIISNLKHRNLVPLRGCCVTDEDLTDGHEVSGRYLIYDYMPNGNLDDHLFPTNGGENVKQPLTWPQRKTIILDVAKGLAYLHYGVRPAIYHRDIKATNILLDADMRARVADFGLAKQSREGQSHLTTRVAGTHGYLAPEYALYGQLTEKSDVYSFGVVILEIMCGRKALDFSSGSHHAILITDWAWSLVKSGKMEQVLDSALTKNEDSAIVNPKAIMERYLLVGILCAHVMVALRPTIMDALKMLEGDIEVPAIPDRPAPLLMHPSLHGGDINNFTVSPALSALKLNSGDMLR
- the LOC140035189 gene encoding tRNA-specific adenosine deaminase TAD3-like isoform X2, with amino-acid sequence MAIWYWVIRGTTTSSPNRSLVLVSWHSGLKPAPPPPPEASLLQHYPPCYVSFFLPSPSLYLWCEHTSAEMNNSSEGINKVVVASAAEEEQQCRIIYIPDKPPVPPHLQPTVYVHAAVIEPKHANTLVRKLNQIAPLEKLRHVKRVRKKSQDGGKNELSVILCSASESDSELDGAPNDVLELVKQYQLSTFVAKVCRYAASTKEEWDEQCKFWPTSYHPPTYNISGTTGFSKEDTKSVFGFMKYAVDLARSCSNLVVNAAVIVDPSTKQVISSACDQDLSRTGCKFKTNMETNCFKHEPFTPTCTSESENHQTLFASHVSNLKGLHICVSCLHPWGWTEQQLPESSISWHPLRHAAMVAIEHSAARDRLLYPDSGHSGAEMIEEGYLVPSSTGLPSKRQKINFTQDGNDENLDWKTNALQSDSAKPYLCTGYDIYLVWEPCTMCAMALVHQRVKRIFYALPNPNAGALGSVHRLQGERSLNHHYAVFRVLLPEEMVKDETLVSIISNNYQIKT
- the LOC140035189 gene encoding tRNA-specific adenosine deaminase TAD3-like isoform X3, with translation MAIWYWVIRGTTTSSPNRSLVLVSWHSGLKPAPPPPPEASLLQHYPPCYVSFFLPSPSLYLWCEHTSAEMNNSSEGINKVVVASAAEEEQQCRIIYIPDKPPVPPHLQPTVYVHAAVIEPKHANTLVRKLNQIAPLEKLRHVKRVRKKSQDGGKNELSVILCSASESDSELDGAPNDVLELVKQYQLSTFVAKVCRYAASTKEEWDEQCKFWPTSYHPPTYNISGTTGFSKEDTKSVFGFMKYAVDLARSCSNLVVNAAVIVDPSTKQVISSACDQDLSRTGCKFKTNMETNCFKHEPFTPTCTSESENHQTLFASHVSNLKGLHICVSCLHPWGWTEQQLPESSISWHPLRHAAMVAIEHSAARDRLLYPDSGHSGAEMIEEGYLVPSSTGLPSKRQKINFTQDGNDENLDWKTNALQSDSAKPYLCTGYDIYLVWEPCTMKKNTHRHRALTVESTICNKTNNISALLN